One Ardenticatenales bacterium genomic region harbors:
- a CDS encoding class I SAM-dependent methyltransferase, which produces MTNISAILYLKKDRDRPLRQRHPWIFSGAVQRLEGQANAGDLVHIVAADDTWLACAYYNPHSQIQARVLSWDLEESIDEAFWERRLARAIAGRTALQLAPQTNALRLVNAESDDLPGLIVDQYGDFLVLQSQTAGIERWKQMLVDLLAARVGPAGILERSDLSIRKKEGLSPVSGLLWGQPPPDLLTVHENGHPFQVDLRHGHKTGLYLDQRDNRALVCQPRFVAGKRLLNVFSYTGGFAVYAAAAGARAITNLDSSVDVLRLAEANVQLTAPQRPDDEYIAGDAFQVLRHYRDTGEQFDVIILDPPKFAHTQRDVERACRGYKDLNWLALRLLTPGGLLATFSCSGLVSADLFQKVLFGAAVDAGRTAQILYPLGQAPDHPIALTFPESAYLKGFLCRVW; this is translated from the coding sequence ATGACCAACATTTCCGCAATTCTCTATCTCAAGAAAGACCGTGACCGACCGCTGCGGCAGCGCCATCCCTGGATTTTCTCCGGCGCGGTGCAGCGATTGGAAGGGCAGGCAAACGCCGGCGACCTGGTGCATATCGTGGCGGCGGACGATACCTGGCTGGCCTGCGCCTACTACAATCCGCATTCACAAATTCAAGCGCGCGTCCTTAGTTGGGACCTGGAGGAATCGATTGATGAGGCATTTTGGGAACGGCGGTTGGCGCGCGCCATTGCCGGCAGAACTGCGCTACAACTCGCCCCGCAAACCAACGCGCTGCGCCTCGTCAACGCCGAATCGGATGATCTGCCCGGTCTGATCGTGGACCAGTATGGCGATTTTCTGGTGTTGCAAAGCCAGACGGCGGGGATTGAGCGGTGGAAGCAGATGTTGGTGGATTTGTTGGCGGCGCGGGTGGGACCTGCCGGCATTCTCGAACGCTCCGACCTCTCCATTCGTAAGAAAGAAGGGCTGTCCCCGGTTAGTGGCCTCCTCTGGGGCCAACCGCCCCCGGACCTGCTCACCGTCCACGAAAACGGTCACCCCTTCCAGGTAGACCTGCGCCACGGCCACAAGACCGGCCTCTACCTGGACCAGCGAGACAACCGCGCCCTCGTCTGCCAGCCCCGCTTCGTTGCCGGCAAACGCCTCCTCAACGTCTTCAGCTACACAGGCGGCTTCGCTGTCTACGCCGCCGCTGCCGGCGCGCGCGCCATCACCAACCTGGACAGTTCCGTGGATGTGCTGCGGCTGGCGGAAGCCAACGTCCAACTCACCGCCCCCCAACGCCCCGACGATGAATACATCGCTGGCGACGCTTTCCAGGTGCTGCGCCACTACCGCGACACCGGCGAGCAGTTTGACGTGATCATCCTGGACCCACCCAAATTCGCGCACACACAGCGCGACGTGGAACGCGCCTGCCGTGGCTACAAAGACCTGAACTGGCTGGCGCTGCGGCTGCTCACGCCCGGCGGCCTGCTGGCAACGTTCTCCTGTTCCGGGCTGGTGAGCGCGGACCTGTTCCAAAAGGTGCTGTTTGGCGCGGCGGTGGATGCCGGACGCACCGCGCAAATTCTCTACCCGCTCGGCCAGGCTCCCGACCACCCGATTGCCCTCACCTTCCCCGAATCCGCCTACCTCAAAGGGTTCCTGTGCCGCGTCTGGTGA
- a CDS encoding acyl-CoA dehydrogenase family protein, with protein MINFQLDEEQSMLTTAIRRFAQERVRKVFRDADEDGEMPADVIAAGWELGVLPTSIPEAYGGFGDHSMVTSVLATEAFAWGDLAAALAIMTPGLVAVPVMLEGSEAQKEAYLPQFCEEIMPPMTAALTEPRMQYDPRHLETTATREGDEYVLNGVKCMVPRATAASLILVYAREGEGNQAFLVPADAPGLVIGEREKLMGVKALPTYGVTLTDVRVPASSRLGEARGINFDRILNYSRVTLGAAAVGLARAAYEYAVEYAKTRQQFGEPIAHRQSIAFMLAEMAIDIDAARLMVWETAWKMDKGEDVTRDVSVMKYYTDNMVLRVADQALQTLGGYGYIREYPVELWLRNARGFATFDGMAIA; from the coding sequence ATGATTAATTTTCAGCTTGATGAAGAGCAATCCATGCTGACGACGGCTATTCGGCGTTTTGCGCAGGAGCGGGTGCGGAAGGTGTTCCGTGATGCGGATGAGGATGGTGAAATGCCGGCAGACGTAATCGCGGCGGGGTGGGAGTTGGGCGTGCTGCCGACGAGTATTCCCGAGGCGTATGGGGGTTTTGGTGACCATTCCATGGTCACGTCCGTGTTGGCGACCGAGGCTTTTGCCTGGGGCGACCTGGCGGCGGCATTGGCGATTATGACGCCGGGATTGGTGGCCGTACCGGTGATGTTGGAGGGGAGCGAGGCGCAGAAGGAGGCGTATTTGCCCCAGTTTTGCGAAGAGATTATGCCGCCAATGACGGCGGCGCTGACGGAGCCGCGGATGCAGTATGATCCGCGACACCTGGAGACGACGGCGACGCGGGAAGGCGACGAGTACGTGCTGAACGGGGTGAAGTGCATGGTTCCGCGGGCGACGGCGGCGTCGTTGATCCTGGTTTATGCGCGGGAGGGGGAAGGCAATCAGGCGTTCCTGGTTCCGGCGGATGCGCCGGGGTTGGTGATTGGGGAGCGGGAGAAATTGATGGGGGTGAAGGCGCTGCCGACTTATGGGGTGACGCTGACGGATGTGCGCGTGCCGGCATCTTCTCGACTGGGAGAGGCGCGCGGCATCAATTTTGACCGCATCCTCAACTACAGCCGCGTCACCCTGGGTGCGGCAGCCGTCGGGCTGGCCCGTGCCGCCTACGAATACGCCGTCGAATACGCCAAGACGCGGCAGCAGTTCGGCGAACCCATTGCTCACCGCCAGTCCATCGCCTTCATGCTGGCGGAAATGGCGATTGACATTGACGCCGCCCGCCTCATGGTCTGGGAGACCGCCTGGAAAATGGACAAAGGGGAAGACGTGACGCGAGACGTGAGCGTGATGAAGTATTACACCGATAACATGGTGCTGCGCGTGGCGGACCAGGCGCTGCAAACGCTGGGCGGCTATGGCTACATCCGCGAGTATCCCGTGGAACTGTGGCTGCGCAATGCCCGCGGTTTTGCCACGTTCGATGGCATGGCGATTGCCTGA
- a CDS encoding GAF domain-containing sensor histidine kinase: protein MLISPILVTLLALGSLLVALRSANRLESYLYLLMPPVAVYVAQVVRRLNRKGEEERAGIVFLSVHLFLLTYVFYNLGSPSGALPYAYGILIIVSGTILSPRAAFYTWLWSVVLMLGSLALREDLTWSAVFDVTAASVVNLFLAGLNYLSSFDWEIALRSVSDLHQKVQRRRDELWNTQQELRHANARLQALNTLLETSVAINQRVTSILELDQLLQEVASLIEGQFAYSRVTILLPTAAIEGLIPHHHGGALSLTLPDGAVLYATEADAVGQAVIRRQPVRVDDLALTRERNHVLLRPGARSELALPLFSGDDLMGVVDIQSERSGMFNADSVFVLRSLADQLTIAIQNARLYNQVSRFNQQLEQEVRRRTEDLQQAYDKLERLDRTKSDFIRVVSHELRTPLTVLQGYSGMLMQERMTAENEYLGQLVAGIDSGARRLHEVVNTMLDMVKIDSRALELYPEPVLVQMLISSLAGGFRRTLAERHLTLQIEGVQEMPAIEADPDALSKAFYHLIINAIKYTPDGGSIRITGACPPLSADAADSHLEIVVSDTGIGIDPEFHELIFTKFYQTGKVALHSSGKTKFKGGGPGLGLAIARGIVEAHQGKVWVESPCHDETTCPGSHFHVLLPLRQSHGHIMRGSTASGELNQ, encoded by the coding sequence ATGTTGATCAGCCCGATTCTTGTGACGCTGCTGGCGTTGGGGAGCCTGCTTGTGGCCCTGAGGTCTGCTAACAGGCTGGAATCCTATCTTTACTTGCTGATGCCGCCGGTGGCGGTCTATGTAGCCCAGGTGGTGCGGCGGTTAAATCGGAAGGGGGAAGAAGAACGTGCCGGCATTGTCTTCCTCAGCGTCCACCTGTTTTTGCTCACCTACGTCTTTTACAACCTCGGCTCCCCCAGTGGCGCGCTGCCTTACGCCTACGGAATCCTCATCATCGTCAGCGGCACGATCCTGTCTCCCCGGGCCGCTTTCTACACATGGCTCTGGTCCGTCGTCCTCATGCTTGGCAGCCTCGCCCTGCGCGAGGACCTCACCTGGTCCGCCGTTTTCGACGTCACCGCGGCCTCCGTCGTCAATCTTTTTCTGGCGGGTCTTAATTACCTCTCCAGCTTTGATTGGGAAATCGCGCTGCGTTCCGTCAGTGACCTGCACCAAAAAGTACAGCGGCGGCGCGATGAACTCTGGAACACGCAGCAGGAACTCCGCCACGCCAATGCCCGTCTCCAGGCCCTAAACACACTCTTGGAGACCAGCGTGGCGATAAACCAGCGGGTTACGTCTATTCTGGAACTGGACCAACTGCTGCAGGAAGTGGCCTCGCTCATCGAAGGACAGTTTGCCTACAGCCGTGTGACCATTCTGCTGCCCACGGCGGCAATCGAAGGATTGATCCCGCATCACCACGGCGGCGCGCTGTCGCTGACTTTGCCCGATGGCGCGGTGCTGTATGCTACGGAGGCGGACGCGGTCGGACAGGCGGTTATCAGGCGTCAGCCTGTGCGCGTGGATGATCTGGCGTTGACCCGCGAGCGGAATCATGTCCTTTTGCGCCCTGGTGCGCGTTCGGAATTGGCGCTGCCCCTGTTCAGCGGAGACGACTTGATGGGGGTGGTAGATATTCAGAGCGAGCGCAGTGGCATGTTCAACGCGGATTCCGTTTTCGTGCTGCGTTCGCTGGCGGACCAACTGACGATCGCGATTCAAAATGCGCGTCTTTACAATCAAGTTTCCCGTTTCAATCAACAGTTGGAGCAGGAAGTCCGGCGGCGCACGGAGGATTTGCAGCAGGCGTATGACAAGTTGGAGCGACTGGATCGCACCAAGTCTGATTTTATTCGCGTGGTTTCGCATGAACTGCGCACGCCGCTGACGGTGCTGCAGGGATACAGTGGCATGTTGATGCAGGAAAGGATGACGGCGGAGAATGAGTATTTGGGGCAGTTGGTTGCCGGCATTGACTCCGGAGCCAGACGCCTGCATGAAGTGGTCAACACGATGCTGGACATGGTCAAAATCGACAGTCGCGCTCTGGAATTGTATCCGGAGCCGGTGTTGGTGCAGATGTTGATCAGCAGCCTGGCCGGTGGTTTTCGCCGTACACTGGCCGAACGACATTTGACATTGCAGATAGAGGGTGTGCAGGAAATGCCGGCAATTGAGGCCGACCCCGATGCCCTCTCCAAAGCCTTCTACCACCTGATCATCAACGCCATCAAATACACCCCCGATGGTGGCTCCATTCGCATCACCGGCGCCTGCCCCCCACTATCCGCCGACGCGGCGGATAGCCACCTGGAAATCGTCGTCAGCGACACAGGGATCGGCATCGATCCCGAGTTTCACGAACTAATCTTCACCAAATTCTACCAGACCGGAAAAGTGGCCCTTCATTCCAGCGGCAAGACGAAGTTTAAGGGTGGTGGCCCCGGCCTCGGTCTGGCCATCGCCCGCGGCATCGTCGAAGCGCACCAGGGCAAAGTCTGGGTTGAAAGCCCCTGTCACGACGAAACAACTTGCCCCGGCAGCCACTTCCACGTGTTGCTGCCTCTCAGACAAAGCCACGGACATATCATGCGCGGCTCGACCGCATCAGGAGAGTTGAACCAATGA
- a CDS encoding poly(hydroxyalkanoate) granule-associated protein, with translation MSESVNLIEEQLALDEGSSVLEMARKVLLASIGAVVLAQEEMDTFVGKLVERGEIAEKDGRKLLNELRERRKSAPESPRVESEGRMDAMLKRMNIPTKTDIETLSQKIHHLTEKVEGLLVAAEDRP, from the coding sequence ATGTCCGAATCTGTGAACTTGATTGAGGAACAGTTGGCCCTGGATGAGGGCAGTTCCGTGCTGGAAATGGCGCGCAAGGTGCTGCTGGCCAGCATTGGCGCTGTTGTCCTGGCGCAGGAAGAGATGGACACATTCGTGGGCAAACTGGTAGAGCGCGGAGAGATCGCCGAAAAAGATGGACGCAAGTTGCTAAACGAGTTGCGTGAGCGGCGTAAGTCCGCGCCGGAGTCGCCACGGGTGGAATCCGAGGGACGTATGGATGCGATGCTGAAACGCATGAATATCCCTACGAAGACGGATATTGAAACATTGAGCCAGAAAATTCATCACCTGACGGAAAAGGTCGAGGGTTTGCTGGTGGCCGCCGAGGACCGACCCTGA
- the folP gene encoding dihydropteroate synthase, whose translation MSKVAPVRHPSLARFAWGSRTYVMGILNVTPDSFSGDGLLAEHGHVTAAAVAQARQFVADGADIVDIGGESTRPGSTPVSAAEEMARILPVIGAVRAALDVTISVDTYRAEVAEAALAAGADWVNDVWGLRMDPRMAEVVAAAGCPVVIMHNRGKPKDVAQETRLGGRYVGVAYDDLLADVTRELEAGIAVALEAGILPHHIIIDPGIGFGKTVAQNARLIHELGRIKALGYPVLLGPSRKSFIGYTLDLPPAERMEGTAATVAIGIDRGADIVRVHDVRAMVRVARMTDRIVRGVGYEV comes from the coding sequence ATGTCTAAGGTCGCGCCCGTTCGCCATCCGTCGCTTGCCCGATTTGCGTGGGGCAGTCGCACCTACGTTATGGGTATCCTTAACGTTACGCCGGACAGTTTTTCTGGTGATGGGCTACTGGCGGAGCATGGCCATGTTACGGCGGCGGCGGTGGCCCAGGCGCGGCAGTTCGTGGCGGATGGCGCGGATATCGTGGACATCGGCGGCGAGAGTACGCGCCCGGGCAGCACGCCGGTGAGTGCGGCGGAGGAGATGGCCCGGATTCTGCCGGTGATTGGCGCGGTGCGGGCGGCGCTGGACGTGACGATTTCCGTGGACACCTATCGCGCGGAGGTGGCGGAAGCGGCGCTGGCGGCGGGAGCGGACTGGGTGAACGATGTGTGGGGGCTGCGCATGGACCCACGCATGGCGGAGGTGGTGGCGGCGGCGGGCTGCCCGGTGGTGATTATGCACAACCGCGGCAAGCCAAAGGATGTGGCCCAGGAAACACGGCTGGGGGGGCGGTATGTGGGGGTGGCCTATGACGATTTGCTGGCGGACGTGACGCGGGAGTTGGAAGCGGGCATTGCCGTGGCTCTGGAAGCCGGTATCCTCCCCCACCACATCATCATTGATCCGGGGATTGGTTTTGGCAAGACGGTTGCGCAAAATGCGCGGTTGATCCATGAATTGGGGCGCATTAAGGCGCTGGGCTATCCGGTTTTGTTGGGACCTTCGCGCAAGTCGTTTATTGGTTACACGCTGGACCTGCCGCCGGCGGAGCGTATGGAGGGCACGGCGGCAACGGTTGCCATTGGCATTGACCGCGGCGCGGATATTGTGCGTGTCCATGACGTGCGGGCGATGGTCCGTGTGGCGCGCATGACGGACCGCATTGTACGAGGTGTGGGGTATGAGGTATGA
- a CDS encoding acyl-CoA dehydrogenase family protein — translation MISFEIPSRITNEVQLVKMVAEQVMRPKSRYYDEHEHERPVEYINMMWQFLRDQNKKRMEKMMSANGQTNGSKPKEAFDFSVLRLVVIIEMLSWGDAGMYLCTPDPLLGGAAVEAVGTTDQKIRFLQRFGEGDPKWGAMAMTEPGAGSDTSGIRTRALLDKEKNEWVLNGEKIFCTSGGLALEESNGFVVVWATVDPKSGRAGMKPFVVEAGTPGVAVVKHEHKMGIRVSDTVSIVFQDARIPFDNILGSPDVQREGTIKGFKGAMKTFDASRPAVAASAMGVARAAMEFTREKLAEEGIVLDYTKPLHQMTAVERDLLEMEARQRAGWLLTVRAATMMGYGESNRLEASMCKARAGETATWITQKAVELLGPLGYSRQWLAEKWMRDAKINDIYEGTKQINLLIVARSILGYTRKELK, via the coding sequence ATGATTAGTTTTGAGATTCCCAGCCGAATTACCAACGAAGTGCAGCTTGTGAAAATGGTGGCCGAGCAGGTGATGCGCCCGAAGTCGCGCTACTATGATGAACATGAGCATGAGCGCCCGGTGGAATACATCAACATGATGTGGCAGTTCCTGCGCGACCAGAATAAGAAGCGCATGGAAAAGATGATGAGCGCCAATGGGCAGACCAATGGCAGCAAGCCGAAGGAAGCGTTTGACTTTTCGGTGCTGCGGTTGGTCGTGATTATTGAGATGCTCAGTTGGGGGGATGCCGGCATGTACCTCTGCACCCCCGATCCCCTCTTGGGCGGCGCCGCCGTGGAAGCCGTGGGCACAACCGACCAGAAAATCCGTTTCCTGCAGCGGTTTGGCGAAGGCGACCCCAAATGGGGGGCCATGGCCATGACGGAACCAGGCGCAGGTTCCGACACCAGCGGCATCCGCACGCGCGCCCTGCTGGACAAAGAGAAGAACGAATGGGTGTTGAACGGAGAGAAAATCTTCTGCACCAGCGGCGGATTGGCCCTGGAGGAGTCCAACGGCTTCGTTGTCGTCTGGGCCACGGTTGATCCGAAGTCGGGTCGTGCCGGCATGAAACCATTCGTTGTGGAAGCGGGAACACCCGGCGTTGCCGTCGTCAAGCACGAACACAAAATGGGTATCCGCGTCAGCGACACCGTTTCCATCGTCTTCCAGGATGCGCGCATCCCCTTTGACAACATCCTCGGCAGCCCAGACGTGCAGCGCGAAGGCACGATCAAGGGGTTCAAGGGGGCCATGAAAACGTTTGACGCCAGCCGCCCGGCGGTGGCCGCCAGCGCCATGGGCGTGGCCCGCGCCGCTATGGAGTTCACGCGGGAGAAGTTGGCCGAAGAAGGCATCGTCCTGGACTACACCAAGCCGTTGCACCAGATGACGGCCGTGGAGCGCGATCTGTTGGAGATGGAAGCGCGGCAGCGGGCCGGCTGGCTGCTGACCGTGCGCGCGGCCACGATGATGGGATACGGCGAGAGCAATCGCCTGGAAGCGAGCATGTGCAAGGCGCGCGCGGGCGAGACGGCTACCTGGATCACGCAGAAAGCGGTGGAGTTGCTGGGGCCGTTGGGGTATTCGCGCCAGTGGTTGGCGGAAAAATGGATGCGTGACGCGAAGATCAACGACATCTACGAAGGCACGAAGCAGATTAACCTGCTGATTGTGGCCCGCAGCATCCTCGGCTACACGCGCAAAGAACTGAAGTAG
- a CDS encoding glucose 1-dehydrogenase has protein sequence MDLFALNDKVAIVTGASRGIGEAIAWAYARAGARLVISSRKAENIDPVAAAINETFPGRAVAMAAHAGEAAEAQALVAQAVASFGRLDVVVNNAGTNPHFGPILTAAESHWDKILQVNVKGPFLLCQAAIQQMQQQGGGGKIINVASIAGIRPGAMMGVYSVSKAALIMLTKVLASEVGSDNIQVNAIAPGFIKTKFSAALWQNPAIANALISETPAGRMAEPEELAGIAVYLASAASNFTTGAVFTIDGGYTI, from the coding sequence ATGGATTTGTTTGCCCTGAATGACAAGGTAGCCATCGTGACCGGGGCGTCGCGTGGGATTGGCGAGGCGATTGCTTGGGCGTATGCGCGGGCCGGGGCGCGGTTGGTGATCAGCAGTCGCAAAGCGGAGAATATCGATCCGGTGGCGGCGGCGATTAACGAGACTTTTCCGGGGCGGGCGGTGGCGATGGCCGCGCACGCGGGGGAGGCGGCGGAGGCGCAGGCGTTGGTGGCGCAGGCGGTGGCGTCGTTTGGGCGGCTAGATGTGGTTGTGAATAATGCCGGCACAAACCCCCACTTTGGCCCTATTCTCACCGCCGCTGAATCCCACTGGGACAAAATCCTGCAAGTCAACGTCAAAGGCCCTTTCCTCCTCTGCCAGGCGGCCATTCAGCAGATGCAGCAGCAGGGAGGTGGGGGCAAGATCATTAACGTGGCGTCGATTGCCGGCATTCGGCCCGGCGCGATGATGGGCGTCTACAGCGTGAGCAAAGCCGCCCTCATCATGCTCACCAAAGTCCTTGCCAGCGAAGTCGGCTCCGACAATATCCAGGTCAACGCCATTGCTCCCGGCTTTATTAAAACCAAATTTAGTGCCGCCTTGTGGCAAAATCCGGCCATCGCCAATGCCCTGATCTCCGAGACCCCCGCCGGACGCATGGCCGAACCGGAGGAACTTGCCGGCATCGCCGTCTACCTTGCTTCCGCCGCGTCTAATTTCACCACGGGGGCTGTCTTTACCATCGATGGAGGATATACTATATAG
- a CDS encoding 3-hydroxyacyl-CoA dehydrogenase/enoyl-CoA hydratase family protein: protein MTYRIDKVGVIGAGTMGGGIAAHLANLGVPVLLLDIVPPNLNDAEKNDPKARNRIVQSLFDRMAKARPANLARADRADLITLGNTEDDLHKLADCDWIVEVIIEKLEPKQELMTRLEAIRKPGSIISSNTSGIPIHLIAEGRSDDFRAHFLGTHFFNPPRYLKLLEIIPTPDTDPAVLDFMVAFGRDVLGKGVVVCKDTPNFIANRFISITGSYAAEYALEHGYTIPEIDAITGPLIGRPKTATFRLTDLVGLDVMTHVNSNLYPAIPDDPYREVLRGERSVALNERMLAQKWLGNKTGQGFYKQVHVNGNREFWALNPETLEYEAAPKIRFDSVGKVRKMDELGPRMRALLTETDRAAQYVRDTTYFNLAYAAHVTPEIAYTIVDVDNANRWGFAHEAGPFEIWDMLGVSETVQAMEAAGLEIAPWVKQMLADGGTKFYDNGRYYDFSTASYQPVPRDPNVIVLPELKQAHKEVERNDSASLIDMGDGVLLLEFHGPKINALDADAVAMGQAALRRLETDFDALVIGNQAQDFCVGADIAMLGFAAAQGLWDQLDLALKTGQQLMMDLRHAPKPVVTAPHQRVLGGGVEITMHGWATVADHETYMGLVEVGVGIIPGWGGCKETLRRKVNPVMLTANADVLPALQDAFTQIATAKVGTSAWENKELGYLRPEDQIVMNSDHRLMAAKRKALALIASGTRPPEMEKIYAAGRDALNALYLGVQSFLWGGYASAHDATISRKLAYVLCGGDISAPAWVDPWYILDLEREAVLSLAGEPLTQARIMHMLQTGKPLRN from the coding sequence ATGACCTATCGTATTGACAAAGTTGGCGTGATTGGTGCCGGCACAATGGGCGGCGGTATCGCCGCTCACCTGGCCAACTTGGGCGTCCCCGTACTCTTGTTGGACATCGTGCCCCCCAACCTCAACGACGCCGAGAAGAATGACCCCAAGGCGCGCAATCGCATTGTGCAAAGCCTTTTTGATCGTATGGCCAAAGCCCGCCCGGCCAACCTGGCTCGCGCCGACCGCGCCGACCTGATAACCCTGGGCAACACCGAAGACGACTTGCACAAACTGGCCGACTGCGACTGGATCGTGGAAGTCATCATCGAAAAGCTAGAGCCAAAGCAAGAGCTGATGACCCGCCTCGAAGCCATTCGCAAACCGGGCAGCATCATCAGCAGCAACACCTCCGGCATCCCCATTCACCTCATCGCCGAAGGGCGCTCCGATGATTTCCGCGCCCACTTCCTGGGAACGCACTTCTTCAATCCCCCCCGCTACCTGAAACTGCTGGAAATCATCCCCACACCCGACACCGACCCCGCCGTACTCGACTTCATGGTCGCCTTTGGCCGCGACGTACTCGGCAAAGGCGTTGTCGTTTGCAAGGACACCCCCAACTTCATCGCCAACCGTTTCATCTCCATCACCGGCTCCTACGCTGCCGAATATGCTCTGGAGCATGGCTACACCATCCCCGAAATCGACGCCATCACCGGCCCCCTCATCGGCCGCCCCAAAACGGCGACCTTCCGCCTTACCGACCTCGTTGGCCTGGACGTGATGACCCACGTCAACAGCAACCTTTACCCCGCCATTCCCGATGACCCCTATCGCGAGGTGCTGCGCGGCGAGCGCAGTGTGGCCCTCAATGAAAGGATGCTGGCGCAAAAATGGCTGGGCAACAAAACGGGCCAGGGCTTCTACAAGCAAGTCCACGTTAACGGCAATCGTGAATTCTGGGCCTTGAACCCGGAGACGCTGGAATATGAGGCTGCCCCCAAAATTCGCTTCGACTCCGTGGGTAAGGTGCGCAAAATGGATGAATTGGGTCCGCGGATGCGCGCCCTCCTCACGGAAACGGACCGCGCCGCGCAATACGTCCGCGACACCACGTACTTCAATCTGGCCTATGCGGCCCACGTGACTCCGGAAATTGCGTACACGATTGTGGACGTAGACAACGCCAACCGCTGGGGTTTTGCGCACGAGGCCGGCCCCTTCGAGATATGGGACATGCTGGGCGTGTCGGAAACCGTGCAGGCCATGGAAGCGGCGGGATTGGAGATCGCCCCCTGGGTGAAGCAAATGCTGGCCGATGGCGGCACGAAGTTTTATGACAACGGCCGCTACTACGATTTTAGCACCGCTTCTTACCAGCCCGTGCCGCGCGATCCCAACGTGATCGTGTTGCCTGAGTTGAAGCAGGCGCACAAAGAAGTGGAACGGAACGACAGCGCCAGCCTCATCGACATGGGTGACGGTGTCCTCTTACTTGAATTCCACGGTCCGAAGATCAACGCGCTGGATGCGGATGCCGTGGCCATGGGACAGGCTGCCTTGCGCCGTTTGGAGACGGACTTCGACGCGCTCGTCATTGGTAACCAGGCCCAGGACTTCTGCGTGGGCGCGGACATTGCCATGCTCGGTTTTGCCGCCGCGCAGGGGTTATGGGACCAGCTCGATCTTGCCCTGAAGACGGGGCAGCAATTGATGATGGACCTGCGCCACGCGCCCAAGCCGGTTGTCACCGCGCCGCATCAGCGGGTACTCGGCGGCGGCGTAGAGATCACCATGCACGGTTGGGCGACGGTGGCCGATCACGAAACCTACATGGGGCTGGTCGAAGTCGGGGTGGGCATCATTCCCGGTTGGGGCGGCTGCAAGGAGACGTTGCGGCGCAAGGTGAATCCCGTTATGCTGACGGCCAATGCAGATGTTTTGCCGGCACTTCAAGACGCCTTCACCCAGATCGCCACCGCCAAAGTAGGAACCAGCGCCTGGGAAAACAAAGAACTCGGCTACCTGCGCCCGGAAGACCAGATTGTTATGAACAGTGACCACCGTCTGATGGCCGCCAAGCGCAAGGCGCTGGCCCTCATCGCCAGCGGCACCCGCCCGCCAGAAATGGAAAAAATATACGCCGCCGGCCGCGATGCCCTCAACGCACTCTACCTCGGCGTGCAATCATTCCTCTGGGGCGGCTACGCCAGCGCGCACGACGCTACCATCAGCCGCAAACTCGCCTACGTTTTGTGTGGCGGCGACATCAGCGCACCGGCCTGGGTCGATCCGTGGTATATTTTGGACCTGGAGCGTGAAGCCGTGCTTTCGCTGGCGGGTGAACCGTTGACGCAAGCGCGCATCATGCACATGTTGCAGACGGGCAAACCGCTGCGAAACTAG
- the folK gene encoding 2-amino-4-hydroxy-6-hydroxymethyldihydropteridine diphosphokinase: MLDSPLRQQTECAPICYLGLGSNLGQREVHLRQAIKLLRAFMVVSAISPVYETPPWGVVDQPDFLNICVAGSTHLPPLPLLSALKRIENEMGRRATYRWGPRLIDIDLLFYGDLILETERLTIPHPHLAARAFVLAPLADIAPGYLHPQTKNSVAEMLAEVDQTGLRRLAAPLFAEDAHV; the protein is encoded by the coding sequence ATGCTAGATTCTCCCTTGCGCCAGCAGACGGAATGCGCCCCAATCTGTTATCTTGGCCTGGGCAGCAATCTGGGCCAGCGTGAAGTACATCTGCGCCAGGCCATTAAACTACTGCGTGCGTTTATGGTTGTGAGCGCGATTTCTCCCGTTTACGAAACGCCTCCCTGGGGCGTGGTCGATCAGCCTGATTTTCTCAACATTTGCGTGGCGGGCAGTACCCATCTGCCGCCGCTGCCGTTGCTGTCGGCGCTCAAAAGGATTGAAAACGAGATGGGGCGACGGGCTACCTATCGCTGGGGACCGCGCCTGATAGACATTGACCTGCTCTTTTATGGTGATCTGATCTTGGAAACTGAGCGGCTTACCATTCCACATCCTCATCTGGCGGCGCGCGCCTTTGTGCTGGCGCCGCTGGCGGATATTGCTCCCGGATATTTGCACCCACAAACGAAGAATAGCGTCGCCGAAATGTTGGCGGAAGTTGACCAGACCGGGCTGCGGCGTCTGGCCGCGCCTCTGTTTGCCGAGGATGCCCATGTCTAA